AGTAGCGAACAGGAAAACAACTCACATGATGATAACCTTTATCTTTATAATAAAGCATAAAACTGAATACACTATCATTTTCTTGTTTGTAATTAAGTAATTGCTTTTTAACCGCTTCAGGTATTATAAATTTATCAAAATCAAGATGTAAAGCTGTATATAAGATATATTCCAGTATTATTTTATTGTTTAGCTTCTCATCTTTGATACTTTCATCTTTTACACCTTCAAAATTTGCTTTAAATGGAATTATTAATAACCTGTTTAGTACTGCGTCAGATTTATCTTTAATGGGTGGTATCTCATTTGAATTAAACATTAATAACGTTTTAAAATCATAGTTTCTTACATCTTTGTTTTTACGTTCATAGTTAACACTTTCACCACTTGAAATACTTTTTAATTTATCCATTTCATCTAGTGGCTTTGTACCTACCTCATCACCATAATTACATATTTTGCCCTCAAGGGAAGTCAAACCAAAACGGCTTTGTAATTCATGTGGTGTTGATACTGAAATATTAATATCACCTATTAAATTAATCATCATTTGCCTAAAGGTACTTTTTCCGTTTGTTCCATTACCTAACATTATAGCTATTTTTCTTCTAGTCTTATTTGGGTTTATCGCTTCATTGATTAATTGCCATAGCAACGTAACAATTTCATCATCATTACACGCTATCGACTTCAACCATTCATCAAAATTAAAATAGGTGTTTTTAATAAGTTCATAGTTTGTTAAAGCTTTAGTATTATAATTAGTATCTACTTTAGCTGTAATAAAGTGTTTAGGGTCGAACGGCTCTAATGTTTTAGTTTTAGTATTAAATAAGCCGTTACCAACTGCAATTAGATAATCTAACCTCTGTGGCTTCCTAAATCTTGTATTTGCTCGTAAGTCTTCTGTAACGTCCTTTAATTTAGTTAACTTATACCTTATTTCTATTTTCTTAATACAAGTCTTTATATAATCATCATTTGATGTATATATACCTTTTGAAAAATCATAGAAAAATAACAATGCTGTATCTTCATTCGCTCCACTTTTTATAATAGGTATATGAGTAAGTAAGAATTTAGCTATTACATAAAATGGTACTTGTGGAACAGTAACCTTACCAGTCTTTTCGTTTACGGTTGTGTTTTCTATTCTCCATTGTTCGCCTGCGGTGTATAACCTCCAGTGAAGCTCTCCAGTGTTTAAAATAGGTTTATTTAGCTTATATCGTACTAAATATGAAAAGTTTTTGTCTTTCTTATTTCCCACGATTTCAAACCTTTGTAACATTGAATAACTTTTCTCATTATCAAAATAATTAGGGTTATTTTCCCAACTCTTGATAGCGTGGTTTATTTTGTCTTGGTTCTCTTGGCGGTATTTTTCGGGGTTTTTTCCTATGTTTGCTAATAAGTCAGAACACTCACAAGCAACATCATAGCTTATTATGTTGTAACAAAAATCATAGGTTATTGATAACAATATCCCTAATGCTTTGTTATAGTTGTTTTCATCAGAGTTGATATTTTCATAATCTAACTCTAAATACCTTTTAAACATTTCTGTATATTCTTCATCAGTTAATAAGGTGTTAGTATCAGAAGCGGTATAATTAGTAATAACTTTCTTTTCTTCTTTAACCGCTTCTTGTACTGGATAAGGTAAGCCGTCTAGGTGTTTAATGAATATAAACTCATTATCACGTACAGCAATAGGTAAGCCTTGTAATTGTGACCATGTACAGCTACTTTTATCATACTTGATGTTCAGAAGCTGTATAACGTTCTGTATAGTCGGTTTATATTCATCTTTGACAATATCCCTACTAGGTTCTAATACAAGCCTTAAACGTGGGTTATTTGGCTTATGTGAGATAGTTGAGTATAAAAGGTATTTATAACTAGCTAACTTCTCTTGTATGATAGTTTGTACCTCTTGAGAACTTAAACCTGTATCTTCAATATCAATTACAATTAAATTTCTTGTTTTTAGGTTGCTATCATTCCTTGTATAGCTACCATCTTCATTAGGTGGAATATCTCCACTGATGAAATAAAGCATACTTTTATCTTTATATAGCTTGATGTCTTCATCATTGCTTATTGTTTGGGCGTTAGTGCTTGCTAAGGTTTCTAAGGCTGTTTTATCAGTATTAATAAGGTTTAATACATTGCTTTTAAGTCCTATTTGTCTATAAATCAATTTACATCACCTCTTTTACATTTCAATACGTAAAGTATTTTCATCTTTACTGTATGTATCTTTTAGTTTTTCTAGTACTTTAACCGTCATTTCTAAAGTACTTTTAATTTGCATTTTTAAAATTTGTAAGTCAGTAGGTTTTCCAGTAATTTTCCCAACGTCCAACATTTCGATATATCCTGTTAAGCCTTTTACTTCTCTATCAATGATTTTATTTCTAAAGGTTTCACTATCTTTAATTTTTTGATACTCTGTAACCATATCTTTAAAGCTTGGTGCTATTGTGAAATATGTTCCAACAAACGTTAGCAATAATTCATTATCTCGCTGTAAGGTTTCTAAGCTATCTGTATTGTTATTACCTTGATGTGGGTTTAAAGATACAGAACTATTACTCTTATCAACTATCTTACTTGCTATCTTCTCTAATAACTCTAAACCGTTATAAACCATTTCTTCTATTGTCCCGTCTTTTATTACCTTTATTTCCATTCTTATTATCTCCATTCTATTTTATTTTTTGTAGTGCTTCTTTCACTTCTTCTAGAGCGTCATATATTAAATAACCTAACTCGTTTGATGAATGAATAGCAAAGTCTTCTGTTAATAAGTGCAAATTTTTACCGTTTCGCACCTTATCCCAATATTTCAACAATTCTTCTTCCGTTATTTTTAAGGTTTTAAACTCATCTGTTGAGAGTGTTTGGATTGTTGTGCAATGCGTAGCTAATATTTGCAGTGAAACGTGTAAGCTTGCTAACCTTTGTCCTATTTCCTCTATACTTTTTATGATTTCTGATTTATCCATTCTTATTATCTCCATTCTGTTTTTATTTTAAGAAGCGGTACTATAACTGCCTTTATTAATTTATAAAACTACTGGTACTGTATTTTTATTATCTTGTTTTCAAAGTGTTTAGTATTTCGTTAACATCTTCAATATCAAATAGATGTTTATTACCTAATACTGCATATCGTAAACCGTGTTGCTTTAATATCTCCATGCTTGCTTTTCCTATTCCTAAGAATTTTTGTAATTCAACTCTTGTTAAATACCTTTTGTATGGCTCTATCTGTTCAATACGGTTTTTAATAACTTCATCAATTAAAATGTTTAATTGTTCTTTTATCTTTTGGCTTTGGGCTTCTGACAAAACTACTTCCATAACGTCCACGCCCCTTTAATAAATGCTATCCATTAGTCTGGCCACAAAATATATAAATGCTGTTATGATTGGTATAAATACCACTGCACAACAAAAACTATTAATGTATAATTCTTTGTTTTCCATTGTCTTAACCTCTCTTAAGTTTTTCATCTAGTATAGTTAAAGCTAGCTTTGTAGTTGCTCGTTTACGTTTTGGGTTCTTGTGTTGTTTTGCTATCTCCAGTAAGTGGTCGACTGTTTTTCTAATGATATGATTTTCTTTATCTATTAAGTCGTTATTTTCATCAATTGAATTATTAATATTATAATTTAAGATAATATCATCAAGTTTAGCTATATTTTCATGTGATGGGGTCTTTTCTCCTTTTTCCCAACGTGCTATAGTGCTTTGATTTACGTTCATCAAGTCAGCTAACTCATATTGACTTAAATTGTACTTTTCTCTAAAACTCTTAATGTAATTACTTTTAAAATTCATTTCTAGCATTCTTTTATACCTCTTTTTCCTTTAATTTATAATATTCAACTGCATGTTGATTATTTTCGTACTTATATTCACGTTGCCTTAATTCAATAGCTTTTAGCTTATCCCTTGTACTGGTAGCATTATTAAATATTAGCTTATCTAACTCATCAATGATTTTTAGATGTAAAAATATAGCGTTACGCTCCATTTCATAAGTAAGCTGTTTAGTATTTATCTTGTTTAAAAACTTCTTATCTATGATTTCAATATTAATAATATCTTGACCAACTCTTTCGTAATTGATTTTATTAGAGCGTTTAAACTTCAACATCTTTCTATTAATGCTGTACCAGTCTTCAAAGTCAATGTTTAATACCTCCAGTATTTCTCGTATAGAAGCGGTGGGGTTATCCTTTAACACGCTGTATATTTTTTCTAAAGTTAAATGGTTTTTCTTGTTTTCCATGTTATAAAGTCCTTTCTTATGTTATAATGAAAGAAAGTATTTTTGTTAAATACTTGTCTTTAAACCTTTTAAGTAGTAGTTGGTAGCTAGGAACTTGAAAGGTTTTTTTGTTTTTCTAAAGTTCACTTTTCTGAACATAAACATTAAAAAAATATTCTTGTACTTTTTCTAGTGGGATTTCTAGTAATTCACAAGCCTTTAACATCTCGCTATCAGAAAAATTACTTTTATTGTTTAATCTTTCCGACAATGCGGTTCTACTTATCCCTAATTCTCTTGAGAAGATAGTTAAAGTGCTATACTTTTCTTTAATCTTCCCTCTTAATTTAGCATAATTAAAAATGGTTTTTGTCATTATTTTATTTCCTTTCGCTTTATTTTAGGTTCACTTTTCTGAACTCCACAAGATTTAGTTTAACATTGTTCTTTTTTGTTGTCAATACTTTAGTTCAGAAAAATAAACAAAATGTATTTTATTTCTTTCAAATTGTTGTTTTTTCTGAACATTAATGATATTATATTATTAAGATTAAAACATTTAGAGGTAAATAAAATGGAAACTTTTGCGGTTAGATTAAAAAAATTATTAAAAGAAAAAAAGATTTCTCAATCTGAATTATCAAAAAGAACACATATCGGAAAATCTTCTATAAGTACATATTTAAAAGGTGGTTATATTCCTAAACAGGATAAAATATACTTAATAGCAAAAGTTCTCGATGTATCGGAAAGCTATTTAATGGGGTGGACTGATGAAAAAGAACGAAAACAAACGCCCCCACCGTCTTTTAATTTATCAGATATTAAACCAATAGTAAAAACTGTAAAAATTCCCTTAATAGGTGTGATATGTGCAGGTAATGGAATATATGCTGATGAAAACCTTGAAAGAATGTTAGTAGTCGATAGCAACACTATAACTGCAGATTATGCTTTAACCGTTAAGGGTGACAGTATGATTGATGAAAATATCCTTAATGGTGATATTGCTTTCTTTGAAAAAACTTTTAACTTTGAAAGTGGGAAAATATATGCTTGTATAGTTAACGGAGAAAACACTGGAGCAATTAAAAAAGTACATCAACAAGGTAATAAAATCATTCTAGAAAGTGCAAATAAAGACTATACACCGCAAATATATGATATAGATGATGTTCATATAGTCGGAAAGTATAAAGGCTTATTACGTACAGAATAAACAACACTATAAGTAACTATCAACTAATAGTTAACAGTTCAAAATGGAAAATTACACTATTTTTTCCACTTTGCTTACTGGTTATCAACTAATAGTTACCTACCACTCAAGAAGCGGTATACTGCATTGTTTTATAGGGATATTTAACAACTTAATAAAATATAAAAACTTGATAGTAAATATTTGATAATTATTTAAAATAATACTAAGATGTACATAAGAGATAAGCATATAGGTAGCCTACTTTTAACATGAAAAGGGGTTCTATGTGTGCAATACACCGTGTATATTTTAGATATATGCGGTGTTTTTGTTTTATTAGGGATAGAAAAAAGCACCAGTATATATTACCAGTGCTTTTAAGATTTAATAAAAATGAAAATTATATAAAATGATTTATTACATAGTTTCTATATTAAAGAATATAATAGTATTATACCATACAAATACTGTTATATCAAGGTTTCCGCTTCTTACTTAAAATTAAAAGCCATTTAAACCGCTTCTAAGCGTTCTAATTATTAAAAGGTGTAATTACATTACCTAACCTTTAAAAGTCTTACCACGTCCATTATATGAGGTGATTTTTACCTAATCATTTATTAATTTATAAAACTACTGGTACTAGTGAAAGGATTGATAAAAATGATTAAAGAATATATAGACAAAGACAATAAGAAGTATTATGAGGTGAAAAATCATTATATTGGTAAAGATGTTTTTACCGGGAAAGAAAAAAGGATATCAAAGAAAGGTTTCAGAACAAAAAGAGAAGCGGAAAACTACTGCATTAAGTTAAAAAGTGAGTTTTTAGAGGTTGGCTTTAAGTCTAATCAAGATTACACATTTCAAGATGTATATGACTTATTTGATGAGCAATATAAACGTAAAGTAAAAGATACTACTTACTATAGAAATACATTACATTTTAACAAACATATATTACCATTTTTCGCTTGTATGAAAGTAAAAGATATTAAGTTAGTAGTTTGTCAAAAGTTCATTAATGGTTTATCAGAAAGTTTTAAAAAAGCAACAGTTAAACATTATAGTATATTAGCTAGTATGATACTAGATTATGCTGTTAAACTAGAAATAATAGCTACTAATTACATGAAATATACTGAAATACCACGTATGAAAGAGGAAACAAAGCAAGACAACTATTATACAAAAAGTGAATTACTTGAATTTTTAGAGGTGGTAAAAAATAACTATTCTTTAGAGTTATACTGCACTTTTAGAGTTTTAGCTTTTACTGGTATTAGATGTGGCGAGTTATGTGCTTTAACGTGGAAAGACTTCGACTTAAAAAACAAAACTCTATCAGTAAATAAAAATCTAACTTATGTAAAAGGTGGTTATACTGTATCTGAAACTAAAACAAAATCAAGTAATAGAATTATCTACCTTGATAATGAAACAGTAGAGGTACTTAAACAATTTAGAAAACAAAGGTCTTTTGTTCCTTTAGATACTTCTGTTTTTAATAAAAAGCCTGAATTACTTAAATACTATTTAAACGGTATTTGTGCTAAGAAACCTAATCTAAAAAGAATTACATTACATGGTTTCCGCCATACTCACGCTACTTTATTATATGAAAGTGGTATTGATGTTAAAGATATTTCAAATAGGTTAGGTCACTCAAATATTAAAACAACATTAGATATATATACACATCTTACAGAAGATAAAAAGAAAGATGTTACAGATAAATTCAGTAAATTTATGAGTATGTAAGGATAACGGAAAGCCAACGGAAAGTAAAATAAATAGAGCCTTATATATCAAGGCTCTATACATATATTTTTATTTTATATACAAATAACAAAAGAGTCTCTTAACTCTTTAAAAGGGAGAATGGCTTGCCTAGGGAGCGACAAGCCACATTATGAAAAAAATTAAAAAGTTTTATTATCTGTTAATATCATAAAGAATTAACCGAAATATTGGTTTAAACAAAAATAATTTCAAACTTAAAAGGGAGAAACGACAAGTGTCGTTAAGAATGAAATATTATTACTTTTGTTCAGGTAATTATTATATACCTTGTACTTAAAATATACTTAAAATTTTTCTTGATTTTTAAAAAAATGAAATTTACTCGTTTGTTCTCATTTTTAATTCAAAATTTATAGTTTCTCTATCATTTTCAGCTAAATAACTGTTAATTTGAGAGAAGACTTTACTTCCAAAAAAGCCACGGTATGCGGATAGTGGACTTGGATGAGCTGATTCAATAATTTTGTGTTTTGAAGGATCAATTAGTTTATTTTTGCTTCTTGCATAGGCTCCCCATAAAACAAAAACTACATTTTCATTTTCTTCTGAAATTTTTTCAATTATGTAATCCGTAAAATCCTCCCAGCCCATTTTACTGTGACTTGCTGGAGAATTTTTTTCTACCGTTAGCACAGCGTTTAGTAAAAATATACCTTGCTTGAACCAAGATTCTAAGTTCCCTGTTTTTGCTGGTATAATACCTAAGTCATCATGTAGTTCTTTATAGATATTTATTAAACTTTTAGGTAGTGGAACATCATCGTTTACCGAAAAACTTAAACCACAGGCTTGATTAGGATTGTGATAGGGATCTTGTCCTAATATTACGACTTTAATATCTTCTAATGGTAGATCAAAAACTCTAAAAACTTGTTCTTTTGGCGGATAGATAGTTTTAGTAAGACGTTGTTCATCTATTTCTTTTATCATGTTATTTAATTCATCTATTTTTGGATAATTATTGAATATTTCTTCCCAACTGCTGTGCATATAAAACTCCTTTGAATAACTACTTGTTATAAAAGTATAACACAGTTAAATTTTTATTAAAATAGTTCTGATTGAACTTGTCTAAAACATAAGTGTTTGGAGTATGATATAATGTTATTAACAAATACTCAGGAGGAATATGTATGAAATTAGGTTTTATCGGTGTAGGAAATATGGGAAAAGCTATCTTAGAAGGACTACTTCGAAGTGGTAAAGTTAGTAGTACTGATGTTTTTGTGAGAAATTCTTCGGATAAAAGTACTAGAAATGTTGCTGAAGAAACAGGTGCTGTATTCTGTAAGAGTCTAGAACAAGTCGTAGAAAACAGTGATATTGTATTTTTAGGGGTGAAGCCATATTTAGTAGGGGCGGTGCTGGATCAAGTGAGCCTTAGTTTGAAGAATAAGATTGTTATTTCAATGGCAGCAGCTGTTGAAATAAATGATTTAGAAGAGAAACTTCCAGGGACTAAAATAGTTAGAATTATGCCGAATACACCCGTAAAAATAGGGAGTGGTGTAGTAGGTGTTGTATTTAATTCTTTAGTAAATGCTGAAGAAAAAACATTAGTATTAGACCTATTAAATAATTTAGGTATTTCCGAGGAAATATTGGAAAAAGAGATGGCAGCTTTAACAGCTTTAAGTGGTTCAGGTCCTGCGTATGGATATTTATTTATAGAAGCATTAGCTGATGGTGCTGTACTAAATGGATTAAAGCGTGATGTAGCTTATAGACTAGCTGCAAATACAGTTTTAGGTGCTGCGAAGATGGTTTTAGAGACTAAAGAACACCCAGGTAAGTTAAAAGATGATGTATGTTCACCAAGTGGAAGTACTATCGAAGCTGTGAGAGTTTTAGAAGAAAAGAATTTCCGCAGCGCAGTTATAGAATGTGAAAAAGCCTGTTTCAATAAATTAGATAGAATGAAATAGAATATAAGAGTATGATTAAAGGTTGACCAAAAAAGTCCTAAAATTTAACAAAGTTTGTATTAGAATTCATAGACGCAGTGGTTTATTGACATCCAAATTCGCTTTAAAAGCTTTTTGGATGTCTAATAAACTGTGCGAGGGTGACTCGACAAAATCGATTTCTACGAAATAACGATTTTTGAGTCACTCCTTATTTATTTAATTCATCTGTTAAGTTATAAAGTTCGTCTACTAGGTGACCAACATAAGCGATGGCTTCTTTAAGTGGTTCATCAGTGCTTACATCACAACCTGCAAGTTTAGAAAGATCTAGTGCTGACATGCTGCTTCCTTTAGAAAGAACATTTAACCAAGTGTCGGCATAAGAACTGTCATTATCGATCTTATTAGCAATAGCTGTACCGATTGTTAATCCTGCAGAGTAAGTGTATGGATATAGTCCCATGTAGTAGTGAGGTTGTCTCATCCAAGTAAGTTCCGCACCTTCATTAACAACTAAACTATCTCCGAAGAACTCTTCCATAATATCGCGTTTAACTTTAGAAAGAACGTCAGCGTTAAGCATTTCGTTGTTATCTACCATTTTGTAGATTCTATCTTGATAAACAGCTTCTAAGTAGTGTGTTACCATATTGTGGAAGTATGTTCTACTAATCATGTTGCTGATAACCCAACGTTTGAAACGAGCATCAGTGTTAGTTTTTAGTAGGTAGTTAGATACGATAACCTCGTTACAAGTCGATGGAGCTTCAACGAAGTAAAGTGGGCAATCGTTGTTTAACATTGTTTGGTGTTTCCCTGTACTCATGAAGTGATATGCATGTCCAAGCTCGTGAGCAAGAACGAAAACTTCATTCATTTTTCCAGTCCAAGAAAGTAGGATAAATCCAGCTACATTAGGAACTGTTGCGCAGAATCCACCAGTGCTTTTCCCGATATTTTGAGGGAAGTCAGTCCAACGTTTGTCATAACTTTCATCGATCATATTAACGTAGTCTTCACCAAGAACACCAAGTGCTTTTTTAAGGTAAGAACGAGATTCGTCGATAGTCATATCAACTTCGAAATCTGGATCAAGGTTAATTTTACAGTCTGCAAACTGCATATCTTCAATTTTGTGCTCGCGCGCTAGAAGTTTGATGTAACGGCGAATATGAGGTGCTAAATCTGTCATAAGAGTACGGATTTGACGGTCATATAATTCACGGTTACCATCTTGAGCAGCTAGTAGGTAGTCGATAACACTATCATAACCACGCATTGTAGCAAGCATTTTTTCTTTTTTGATTTGTGATATATATTCATTTGCTGAAGTGTTTTTATAAGTATTTAATGTTTTATAGAAGCTTTTCGCAGCATTGCGACGCACCTCAGTATCATTATCCATTTCGTGTAAGTTTTCATATAAAACAAAACTATTTTCGAAAGTTTTTCCATTTGCTTCAAAGCTGTCGAATTGCATATCTTCGTGCTTAGTTACCTCATATAGATTGTAGTAACCAGGAAGACTCTCGTAATTTGCGATTACTTGTTCAGCTTCTTTAGATAATGTATGTTTTTTCTCCTGAACGATTTTTTCAAAGTAGTATTCTAAATCAGGGCGATAGTTTTTCACGAAATCTTTAATGAATTGTTCATCTAGTTCTACAAGTTCAGTATCGAAGAAACTTAAATTCCCAGCCCATAAAGTAGAAACATCTTCAAATAGTGTTACATTTTGTACTACATTGTCATTAAATCTATCCACTGCCATCGGTAATTCAGCATAGTGAGATAGTTTATAATATTCTTCATAAAGTTCTTCGTATTTTTTAACAGCAGTATCTAAAGTAGTGTAATCAGCTAATTTACCTTCGTAAGTAGCCTTAAAATCTAAGATTTCTTTTTTAATATTCTCTAGGCTCGCTTTAAAATCTTCATCAGTTTTGTATAGAAGAGTCATATCCCAAGTATATTTCTCTTCGACTTCATTTCTTGGTATTAATTTCATTTCAGTCATAGTTTACCTCCTGTGTAAATAAGTCGAATTATATCGATTAATAGTTGCCTATAAGCAACTTAATAATAATTATAATACATAATAGTAGATAGGTAAAGCTAATTATTTGTTTTAGGATAGAATGAATGAAGTGTCGATAAATAGCGCGAGAGAAGTCGATACAAGGTGAACAGGAATAGCGTAAAATAGAACACTAATTTCAAATAATAAGTGAGTTTGTAGTTCTATCGTTTATGGCGAGAAGTATGGTATAATTGAAAAAGAATAATATATATATATAGAAATACAAAACATATTTCCACGCAATAATTATAAAGGGTGACTATGGTTAGAAAAGTTAGTAGAAAAGGAAGGATAGGAAAATGAAGAAAGTATTGATAAGTATAATATCGGTAATAGCAATAATAGTGATATTAATAACAGGTGAAAAATATTGGAATGAATATCAAGTGAAAAAACATGAAGATCAAGTAGAAAAGATGATACATGGAGAAGAGGTAAAAACAGAGCTAGAACATATCCTAAAATTATTGGATAAAAAAGCTCTGACACCAGAAGGGAAAATAAAAAGTTATAAAATAGATGAGGATTATTCAAGAGTAGATTCCGGAGATGATGTAGCTATAAAAGTGATAATAAATGATGATAAAGATCTTACTGTTAAGACAGCTCTATATAAAGATTCTAAAAGAGGTGCTTTAGAGCATAGAGCTATTCTAACATCTGAAAAATTATCAGGACTTTTATCGGATAATGGAAGGTAACAGAATAAAAAAAAATAAGAGTAAATAGAAAAAATATTCCTTAATAGATGAGAGTAG
This is a stretch of genomic DNA from Gemella haemolysans. It encodes these proteins:
- a CDS encoding DNA primase family protein, producing MIYRQIGLKSNVLNLINTDKTALETLASTNAQTISNDEDIKLYKDKSMLYFISGDIPPNEDGSYTRNDSNLKTRNLIVIDIEDTGLSSQEVQTIIQEKLASYKYLLYSTISHKPNNPRLRLVLEPSRDIVKDEYKPTIQNVIQLLNIKYDKSSCTWSQLQGLPIAVRDNEFIFIKHLDGLPYPVQEAVKEEKKVITNYTASDTNTLLTDEEYTEMFKRYLELDYENINSDENNYNKALGILLSITYDFCYNIISYDVACECSDLLANIGKNPEKYRQENQDKINHAIKSWENNPNYFDNEKSYSMLQRFEIVGNKKDKNFSYLVRYKLNKPILNTGELHWRLYTAGEQWRIENTTVNEKTGKVTVPQVPFYVIAKFLLTHIPIIKSGANEDTALLFFYDFSKGIYTSNDDYIKTCIKKIEIRYKLTKLKDVTEDLRANTRFRKPQRLDYLIAVGNGLFNTKTKTLEPFDPKHFITAKVDTNYNTKALTNYELIKNTYFNFDEWLKSIACNDDEIVTLLWQLINEAINPNKTRRKIAIMLGNGTNGKSTFRQMMINLIGDINISVSTPHELQSRFGLTSLEGKICNYGDEVGTKPLDEMDKLKSISSGESVNYERKNKDVRNYDFKTLLMFNSNEIPPIKDKSDAVLNRLLIIPFKANFEGVKDESIKDEKLNNKIILEYILYTALHLDFDKFIIPEAVKKQLLNYKQENDSVFSFMLYYKDKGYHHVSCFPVRYLTDDYENFCYENGYNTRKRIGNAFTKHLNDNLTTSNYSYELKNHRFTKENTDELNIYGRNIQPLEGHVGRAIKQVVNEQQ
- a CDS encoding helix-turn-helix domain-containing protein, whose amino-acid sequence is MLEMNFKSNYIKSFREKYNLSQYELADLMNVNQSTIARWEKGEKTPSHENIAKLDDIILNYNINNSIDENNDLIDKENHIIRKTVDHLLEIAKQHKNPKRKRATTKLALTILDEKLKRG
- a CDS encoding DUF739 family protein, which codes for MTKTIFNYAKLRGKIKEKYSTLTIFSRELGISRTALSERLNNKSNFSDSEMLKACELLEIPLEKVQEYFFNVYVQKSEL
- a CDS encoding LexA family protein, which encodes METFAVRLKKLLKEKKISQSELSKRTHIGKSSISTYLKGGYIPKQDKIYLIAKVLDVSESYLMGWTDEKERKQTPPPSFNLSDIKPIVKTVKIPLIGVICAGNGIYADENLERMLVVDSNTITADYALTVKGDSMIDENILNGDIAFFEKTFNFESGKIYACIVNGENTGAIKKVHQQGNKIILESANKDYTPQIYDIDDVHIVGKYKGLLRTE
- a CDS encoding site-specific integrase, which translates into the protein MIKEYIDKDNKKYYEVKNHYIGKDVFTGKEKRISKKGFRTKREAENYCIKLKSEFLEVGFKSNQDYTFQDVYDLFDEQYKRKVKDTTYYRNTLHFNKHILPFFACMKVKDIKLVVCQKFINGLSESFKKATVKHYSILASMILDYAVKLEIIATNYMKYTEIPRMKEETKQDNYYTKSELLEFLEVVKNNYSLELYCTFRVLAFTGIRCGELCALTWKDFDLKNKTLSVNKNLTYVKGGYTVSETKTKSSNRIIYLDNETVEVLKQFRKQRSFVPLDTSVFNKKPELLKYYLNGICAKKPNLKRITLHGFRHTHATLLYESGIDVKDISNRLGHSNIKTTLDIYTHLTEDKKKDVTDKFSKFMSM
- the ung gene encoding uracil-DNA glycosylase; this encodes MHSSWEEIFNNYPKIDELNNMIKEIDEQRLTKTIYPPKEQVFRVFDLPLEDIKVVILGQDPYHNPNQACGLSFSVNDDVPLPKSLINIYKELHDDLGIIPAKTGNLESWFKQGIFLLNAVLTVEKNSPASHSKMGWEDFTDYIIEKISEENENVVFVLWGAYARSKNKLIDPSKHKIIESAHPSPLSAYRGFFGSKVFSQINSYLAENDRETINFELKMRTNE
- the proC gene encoding pyrroline-5-carboxylate reductase — its product is MKLGFIGVGNMGKAILEGLLRSGKVSSTDVFVRNSSDKSTRNVAEETGAVFCKSLEQVVENSDIVFLGVKPYLVGAVLDQVSLSLKNKIVISMAAAVEINDLEEKLPGTKIVRIMPNTPVKIGSGVVGVVFNSLVNAEEKTLVLDLLNNLGISEEILEKEMAALTALSGSGPAYGYLFIEALADGAVLNGLKRDVAYRLAANTVLGAAKMVLETKEHPGKLKDDVCSPSGSTIEAVRVLEEKNFRSAVIECEKACFNKLDRMK
- the pepF gene encoding oligoendopeptidase F codes for the protein MTEMKLIPRNEVEEKYTWDMTLLYKTDEDFKASLENIKKEILDFKATYEGKLADYTTLDTAVKKYEELYEEYYKLSHYAELPMAVDRFNDNVVQNVTLFEDVSTLWAGNLSFFDTELVELDEQFIKDFVKNYRPDLEYYFEKIVQEKKHTLSKEAEQVIANYESLPGYYNLYEVTKHEDMQFDSFEANGKTFENSFVLYENLHEMDNDTEVRRNAAKSFYKTLNTYKNTSANEYISQIKKEKMLATMRGYDSVIDYLLAAQDGNRELYDRQIRTLMTDLAPHIRRYIKLLAREHKIEDMQFADCKINLDPDFEVDMTIDESRSYLKKALGVLGEDYVNMIDESYDKRWTDFPQNIGKSTGGFCATVPNVAGFILLSWTGKMNEVFVLAHELGHAYHFMSTGKHQTMLNNDCPLYFVEAPSTCNEVIVSNYLLKTNTDARFKRWVISNMISRTYFHNMVTHYLEAVYQDRIYKMVDNNEMLNADVLSKVKRDIMEEFFGDSLVVNEGAELTWMRQPHYYMGLYPYTYSAGLTIGTAIANKIDNDSSYADTWLNVLSKGSSMSALDLSKLAGCDVSTDEPLKEAIAYVGHLVDELYNLTDELNK
- a CDS encoding DUF1310 family protein, whose amino-acid sequence is MKKVLISIISVIAIIVILITGEKYWNEYQVKKHEDQVEKMIHGEEVKTELEHILKLLDKKALTPEGKIKSYKIDEDYSRVDSGDDVAIKVIINDDKDLTVKTALYKDSKRGALEHRAILTSEKLSGLLSDNGR